A stretch of Physeter macrocephalus isolate SW-GA chromosome 6, ASM283717v5, whole genome shotgun sequence DNA encodes these proteins:
- the LOC102993808 gene encoding LOW QUALITY PROTEIN: 14-3-3 protein zeta/delta-like (The sequence of the model RefSeq protein was modified relative to this genomic sequence to represent the inferred CDS: substituted 1 base at 1 genomic stop codon): MDKNKLVQKAKLAEQAERYDDMAACMKSVTEQGAELSNEERNLLSVAYKNVVGARRSSWRVISNIEQKTEGAEKKQQMAQEYREKIETELRDICNDVLSLLEKFLILNASQAESKVFYLKMKGDYYHYFAEDPAGDDKKGIVDQPQQAYQEAFEISKKEMQPTHPIRLGLALNFSVFYYHEILNSPEKAXSLAKTAFDEAIAELDTLSEESYKDSTLIMQLLRDNLTLWTSDT; encoded by the coding sequence ATGGATAAAAATAAGCTGGTGCAGAAGGCCAAACTGGCCGAGCAGGCTGAGCGGTATGACGACATGGCGGCCTGCATGAAGTCTGTAACTGAGCAAGGAGCTGAATTATCCAATGAGGAGAGGAATCTTCTCTCAGTTGCTTATAAAAATGTTGTAGGAGCCCGTAGGTCATCTTGGAGGGTCATCTCAAATATTGAGCAAAAGACAGAAGGTGCTGAGAAAAAACAGCAGATGGCTCaagaatacagagagaaaattGAGACCGAGCTAAGAGATATCTGCAATGATGTACTGTCTCTTTTGGAAAAGTTCTTGATCCTCAATGCTTCACAAGCAGAGAGCAAAGTCttctatttgaaaatgaaaggagacTACTACCACTATTTCGCTGAGGACCCTGCTGGTGATGACAAGAAAGGGATTGTGGATCAGCCACAGCAAGCATACCAAGAAGCTTTTGAAATCAGCAAAAAGGAAATGCAGCCAACACATCCTATCAGATTGGGTCTGgcccttaacttctctgtgttctATTACCACGAGATTCTGAACTCCCCTGAGAAAGCCTGATCTCTTGCAAAAACAGCATTTGATGAAGCCATTGCTGAACTTGATACATTAAGTGAAGAGTCATACAAAGACAGCACACTAATAATGCAGTTACTGAGAGACAACTTGACATTGTGGACATCTGATACCTAA